From Campylobacter pinnipediorum subsp. caledonicus:
TATATCATATGCTTTTGATGAGACCATAAAAGCATCTAAGCTTATATTTTTAGGCTTTGAAAAGATAATAACTGGCATAGTTCCCATAAAAGAAATGGGTGGTATAGTTCAAATAACAGATATAACATCAAAAGCTGCAAAAACAGATATGGCGATACTTCTTTTAATAACAGCACTTATATCTGTGAATTTAGGTATTTTAAATTTATTACCTATACCGGCACTTGATGGAGGGCATATTATATTTAACACATACGAGCTAATATTTAAAAAAGAGGTAAGCGAAAAAGTATTTGCTTGGCTCACATATCTTGGCTGGGCTATACTTTTAACAATGATGCTTGTTGCTACTTTTAATGACATAATGAGACTTGGTGGATTTTATAAATGATAAATTTAAAAGAACTTTATGAAAAAATAGGCGATGTAAGGCTTATAGCCGTAAGCAAAAATGTAACCAGCAAAGAGGTTATAGAGCTTATAAATCAAGGTCAGATAGAATTTGGCGAAAACAGGGTTCAAGAGATGGCTAAAAAGCAAACAGAACTAGCAAGCTTTGGTCCAAAATGGCATATGATAGGAAGATTGCAAGATAATAAAATAAATCAACTTATATCACTTCGCCCTACTCTATGGCAAAGTTGTGATAGTTTAAAAAAGGCAGTTGCGGTAGACAAAAGGCTTGATTATAAGCTAGATACACTTTTGCAAATAAACTCAGCAAACGAAGATAGCAAACAAGGTGTAAGCACAAGCCAAGCGACAGAAGAATATCTAAAAATCAAACAAGAATGCAAAAATATAAATCTTATCGGTGTCATGAGCATAGGTGCTAATGTTGATGATGAAAAACAGATACAAAAAAGCTTTGAGCAAACATATAAAATTTATGAGAGTTTAAAATCTAGTGGAGCTAAAATATGTTCTATGGGAATGAGTTCTGATTTTATGTTGGCAATAAAATGCGGTTCAAATATGATTCGTTTGGGGACTATGCTATATAAATAATTTCTACGGCACTTATAATCGTAAATGCCGTATATT
This genomic window contains:
- a CDS encoding YggS family pyridoxal phosphate-dependent enzyme, which encodes MINLKELYEKIGDVRLIAVSKNVTSKEVIELINQGQIEFGENRVQEMAKKQTELASFGPKWHMIGRLQDNKINQLISLRPTLWQSCDSLKKAVAVDKRLDYKLDTLLQINSANEDSKQGVSTSQATEEYLKIKQECKNINLIGVMSIGANVDDEKQIQKSFEQTYKIYESLKSSGAKICSMGMSSDFMLAIKCGSNMIRLGTMLYK